Proteins encoded by one window of Castor canadensis chromosome 2, mCasCan1.hap1v2, whole genome shotgun sequence:
- the B3gat1 gene encoding galactosylgalactosylxylosylprotein 3-beta-glucuronosyltransferase 1 isoform X1: MGNEELWVQPALEMPKRRDILAIVLIVLPWTLLITVWHQSTLAPLLAVHKDEGGDPRREAPPGADPREYCMSDRDIVEVVRTEYVYTRPPPWSDTLPTIHVVTPTYSRPVQKAELTRMANTLLHVPNLHWLVVEDAPRRTPLTARLLRDTGLNYTHLHVETPRNYKLRGDARDPRIPRGTMQRNLALRWLRETFPRNSTQPGVVYFADDDNTYSLELFEEMRTTRKVSVWPVAFVGGLRYEAPRVNGAGKVVGWKTVFDPHRPFAIDMAGFAVNLRLILQRSQAYFKLRGVKGGYQESSLLRELVTLNDLEPKAANCTKILVWHTRTEKPVLVNEGKKGFTDPSVEI; encoded by the exons ATGG GTAATGAGGAACTGTGGGTGCAGCCAGCCTTGGAGATGCCGAAAAGACGGGACATCCTTGCAATTGTCCTCATCGTGCTGCCCTGGACACTGCTCATCACTGTCTGGCACCAGAGCACCCTCGCACCTCTGCTTGCTGTGCACAAGG ATGAGGGCGGTGACCCCAGGCGCGAAGCGCCCCCCGGTGCGGACCCCAGGGAGTACTGCATGTCGGATCGCGACATCGTGGAGGTGGTGCGCACAGAGTACGTATACACTCGGCCGCCGCCGTGGTCCGACACACTGCCTACCATCCACGTGGTGACGCCCACCTACAGCCGCCCGGTGCAGAAGGCCGAGCTCACGCGCATGGCCAACACACTGCTGCACGTTCCTAACTTGCATTGGCTAGTGGTGGAGGACGCGCCGCGCAGGACGCCGCTGACCGCGCGCCTGCTGCGCGACACGGGCCTCAACTACACTCACCTGCACGTGGAGACGCCCCGCAACTACAAGCTGCGAGGTGATGCCCGAGACCCGCGCATCCCGCGGGGCACCATGCAGCGCAACCTGGCTCTGCGCTGGCTGCGAGAGACCTTCCCGCGTAACTCCACCCAGCCCGGCGTCGTGTACTTCGCTGACGATGACAACACCTACAGTCTGGAGCTCTTTGAAGAG ATGCGTACCACTAGGAAGGTGTCTGTGTGGCCTGTGGCCTTTGTTGGTGGCCTTCGGTATGAGGCCCCACGAGTGAATGGGGCAGGGAAGGTGGTTGGCTGGAAGACGGTGTTCGACCCCCACCGACCATTTGCAATAGACATGGCTGGATTTGCTGTCAACCTACGGCTCATCCTGCAGCGAAGCCAGGCTTACTTTAAGTTGCGTGGTGTGAAGGGAGGCTACCAGGAAAGCAGCCTCCTGCGAGAACTTGTCACCCTCAATGACCTAGAGCCCAAGGCAGCCAACTGCACCAAG ATTCTGGTCTGGCATACACGGACGGAGAAGCCAGTGTTGGTGAATGAAGGGAAGAAGGGCTTCACTGACCCCTCGGTGGAGATCTGA
- the B3gat1 gene encoding galactosylgalactosylxylosylprotein 3-beta-glucuronosyltransferase 1 isoform X2, whose product MPKRRDILAIVLIVLPWTLLITVWHQSTLAPLLAVHKDEGGDPRREAPPGADPREYCMSDRDIVEVVRTEYVYTRPPPWSDTLPTIHVVTPTYSRPVQKAELTRMANTLLHVPNLHWLVVEDAPRRTPLTARLLRDTGLNYTHLHVETPRNYKLRGDARDPRIPRGTMQRNLALRWLRETFPRNSTQPGVVYFADDDNTYSLELFEEMRTTRKVSVWPVAFVGGLRYEAPRVNGAGKVVGWKTVFDPHRPFAIDMAGFAVNLRLILQRSQAYFKLRGVKGGYQESSLLRELVTLNDLEPKAANCTKILVWHTRTEKPVLVNEGKKGFTDPSVEI is encoded by the exons ATGCCGAAAAGACGGGACATCCTTGCAATTGTCCTCATCGTGCTGCCCTGGACACTGCTCATCACTGTCTGGCACCAGAGCACCCTCGCACCTCTGCTTGCTGTGCACAAGG ATGAGGGCGGTGACCCCAGGCGCGAAGCGCCCCCCGGTGCGGACCCCAGGGAGTACTGCATGTCGGATCGCGACATCGTGGAGGTGGTGCGCACAGAGTACGTATACACTCGGCCGCCGCCGTGGTCCGACACACTGCCTACCATCCACGTGGTGACGCCCACCTACAGCCGCCCGGTGCAGAAGGCCGAGCTCACGCGCATGGCCAACACACTGCTGCACGTTCCTAACTTGCATTGGCTAGTGGTGGAGGACGCGCCGCGCAGGACGCCGCTGACCGCGCGCCTGCTGCGCGACACGGGCCTCAACTACACTCACCTGCACGTGGAGACGCCCCGCAACTACAAGCTGCGAGGTGATGCCCGAGACCCGCGCATCCCGCGGGGCACCATGCAGCGCAACCTGGCTCTGCGCTGGCTGCGAGAGACCTTCCCGCGTAACTCCACCCAGCCCGGCGTCGTGTACTTCGCTGACGATGACAACACCTACAGTCTGGAGCTCTTTGAAGAG ATGCGTACCACTAGGAAGGTGTCTGTGTGGCCTGTGGCCTTTGTTGGTGGCCTTCGGTATGAGGCCCCACGAGTGAATGGGGCAGGGAAGGTGGTTGGCTGGAAGACGGTGTTCGACCCCCACCGACCATTTGCAATAGACATGGCTGGATTTGCTGTCAACCTACGGCTCATCCTGCAGCGAAGCCAGGCTTACTTTAAGTTGCGTGGTGTGAAGGGAGGCTACCAGGAAAGCAGCCTCCTGCGAGAACTTGTCACCCTCAATGACCTAGAGCCCAAGGCAGCCAACTGCACCAAG ATTCTGGTCTGGCATACACGGACGGAGAAGCCAGTGTTGGTGAATGAAGGGAAGAAGGGCTTCACTGACCCCTCGGTGGAGATCTGA